The Methanobrevibacter sp. genome contains a region encoding:
- a CDS encoding aldo/keto reductase: MTYKSKFGFGCMRLPQTDTNDPTKIDQELFNEMVDIYMNKGYNYFDTSYAYHGGMSEVAIKKAVVERYPRESFQICDKMPTWALTSPEDNDKYVDEMLERLGIDYFDVFFIHNINIPWYRLAEENNSFEYIKKMKENGVAKKIGISFHDDSRLLKEVLDKYGDILDIVQLELNYLDWEDPVIEAHKCYDLCVEYGFDVYVMEPLKGGVIVNTSDEIKNDFNNFNPNKSIASLAIRFCASLENVKIVLCGMSNMDDLMDNCDTFDDFAVMTDAEKEFLENMASKLRANVAVPCSECGYCTDACPEMIPIAEYFNLYNTSKNQPESNIYRHYFDKLGDEKVPASECNYCGTCLDYCTQKIDIPNELENVCEHFEDGFSAYGK, translated from the coding sequence ATGACTTACAAATCAAAATTCGGCTTTGGATGCATGAGACTTCCGCAAACCGATACGAATGACCCGACAAAAATAGACCAGGAACTATTCAATGAAATGGTAGACATTTACATGAACAAAGGATACAATTATTTTGATACTTCCTATGCCTATCATGGAGGAATGAGCGAAGTAGCTATTAAAAAAGCAGTGGTTGAACGGTATCCTCGAGAATCATTTCAAATCTGTGATAAAATGCCAACATGGGCATTGACCTCCCCAGAAGACAATGACAAATATGTGGATGAAATGCTTGAAAGATTGGGAATCGATTACTTTGATGTGTTCTTCATTCACAACATCAACATTCCATGGTATAGACTAGCGGAGGAGAACAACTCTTTTGAATATATCAAAAAAATGAAAGAAAATGGTGTGGCTAAAAAAATTGGAATTAGCTTTCATGACGATTCAAGATTATTGAAAGAAGTTCTTGACAAATATGGAGACATTCTTGATATAGTGCAGTTAGAACTTAATTATCTTGACTGGGAAGATCCCGTTATTGAAGCCCACAAATGTTATGACCTATGTGTAGAATATGGGTTCGACGTCTATGTAATGGAACCCCTGAAAGGCGGAGTTATCGTAAATACCTCAGATGAAATAAAAAATGACTTCAATAATTTTAATCCCAACAAATCAATAGCTAGTTTAGCAATCAGATTTTGCGCCTCACTTGAAAACGTGAAAATTGTTCTGTGTGGAATGAGCAATATGGATGATTTGATGGATAATTGTGATACATTCGATGATTTTGCAGTCATGACTGATGCCGAAAAGGAATTTTTAGAAAACATGGCATCCAAACTTAGGGCGAATGTTGCTGTGCCATGCAGTGAATGCGGATATTGTACCGATGCCTGTCCGGAAATGATTCCGATAGCTGAATACTTCAATTTGTACAACACATCCAAAAATCAGCCTGAATCAAATATTTATAGACATTATTTCGACAAATTAGGTGATGAAAAGGTACCTGCAAGCGAATGCAACTACTGCGGAACATGTCTGGATTATTGTACCCAAAAAATAGACATTCCTAATGAGCTCGAGAATGTGTGCGAACATTTCGAAGACGGTTTCAGTGCTTACGGCAAGTGA
- a CDS encoding DEAD/DEAH box helicase — protein MISYDKFEDIVVNTLKRDISSNEDQKKAILSDKNKSLFIVAGPGSGKTTVMVLKILKYIFVDGINPREILATTFTRKAADELYSRILGWGDEIKNQLASELDDSDFEDIAKIIEIERIDFNQINIGTTDSIAEELLRDYKKPGETQPAVIEDFVANSAMIKILLKDERYLNKNLVEYLKELSGRAKLEEPSKMSEILIEIKNRIYYDQVNLDDLYSKTEPESGFRVALDCIKEYETILSQRNTIDFTMLESAFLKKLKNNELDTFLEDIQIVLIDEYQDTNLIQEDIYFTIAESALRNNGNITVVGDDDQSLYRFRGATVDLFTNYKQRINERLGIEVEEINLRTNYRSTENIINHCNRFVELDGEYQYARVENKPKIIAPDFDKEKMPILGMFRNNPEMLANDLSKLLNDLINKGESEIKVLQVLDEEYYKKMNGEISIARLQELKRQKIQQGKEMDKITLKLDGDYGSASDIAVLSYSPKEINFGNRTFLYYLRKNLKRLRKPIEMFNPRGQDLQEIDNVAIFCGLILECIDPEGEIQKSDKTIPNLAKRNMYRWRLKAKEYIKLNPEPREPISLNTFVTRWQLRRPYPETDDSGKKTEWPKTASLMELAYKLTTWIEELQDDVEGVVYLEAITKSITQTGFFNEYHSDISFENEQTERDSVLEAIWNIFIPLSTGGVKIDESLLETLPENRVNVLSIHQSKGLEFPLVIVDVGSKFKTNDIKTQRLRFPKKLKEKVTIEDSIRKHSILGESERSEKDRSFDDLTRLYFVAFSRAESVLLLVGLNPAIEGYNKKNEHFNIPNVALGWSRDENYIGFEEIYLI, from the coding sequence ATGATTTCATATGATAAATTTGAAGATATTGTAGTAAATACGCTTAAAAGAGACATATCTTCAAATGAAGACCAGAAAAAAGCAATACTATCCGACAAAAACAAATCCCTTTTTATCGTAGCAGGACCCGGATCTGGAAAAACAACAGTAATGGTGCTGAAAATATTAAAATACATCTTTGTTGACGGCATCAATCCCCGTGAAATACTGGCTACAACATTCACAAGAAAAGCCGCTGATGAGTTGTATTCAAGAATATTGGGCTGGGGAGATGAAATTAAAAATCAGCTCGCAAGTGAACTTGACGATAGTGACTTTGAAGATATCGCTAAAATCATTGAAATTGAAAGAATAGACTTTAACCAGATCAACATAGGAACAACAGACAGTATAGCTGAAGAACTATTAAGAGATTATAAAAAACCTGGAGAGACACAACCTGCAGTTATTGAAGATTTTGTTGCAAATTCTGCAATGATTAAGATTCTCCTAAAAGATGAAAGATACCTTAATAAGAATCTTGTAGAATACCTGAAGGAATTAAGCGGAAGGGCAAAACTGGAAGAACCATCAAAAATGAGTGAAATTCTAATTGAAATAAAAAATAGAATCTATTATGACCAAGTTAATTTAGATGATTTATACAGTAAAACAGAGCCGGAAAGCGGTTTTAGAGTTGCATTGGACTGCATTAAAGAATATGAAACAATTTTAAGTCAAAGAAATACAATTGATTTTACAATGCTGGAGTCAGCATTTCTCAAGAAGCTGAAAAATAATGAGCTGGACACGTTCCTGGAAGATATTCAGATTGTCCTAATAGATGAATATCAGGACACCAACTTAATCCAAGAGGACATCTATTTCACCATTGCAGAGTCTGCCTTGAGAAACAACGGAAACATCACCGTTGTCGGAGATGATGACCAGTCACTATATAGGTTCAGAGGCGCTACAGTGGATTTGTTCACCAATTACAAACAGCGCATAAATGAAAGATTGGGCATTGAGGTTGAAGAGATTAACTTAAGAACAAATTACAGGTCTACTGAAAACATCATAAACCATTGCAACCGCTTTGTGGAGCTTGATGGCGAATATCAATATGCCCGAGTTGAAAACAAACCGAAAATCATAGCCCCTGATTTCGATAAGGAAAAAATGCCCATCTTGGGAATGTTTAGAAATAACCCTGAAATGTTAGCCAATGACTTATCCAAACTGCTAAATGACCTTATTAATAAGGGAGAAAGTGAAATAAAAGTTTTGCAAGTTTTGGATGAAGAATATTATAAAAAAATGAATGGGGAAATAAGCATTGCAAGATTACAGGAACTCAAAAGGCAAAAAATCCAGCAAGGAAAAGAAATGGATAAGATTACCCTTAAATTAGATGGAGATTACGGGTCTGCGTCAGACATAGCGGTATTGTCATATTCCCCAAAAGAGATTAATTTCGGAAACAGGACATTCCTCTACTATTTGAGGAAAAATCTTAAACGCTTAAGAAAGCCCATTGAGATGTTCAACCCAAGGGGGCAGGATTTACAGGAAATCGATAATGTTGCAATATTCTGCGGTTTGATTTTGGAATGCATTGACCCTGAAGGAGAAATACAGAAATCAGATAAAACCATTCCAAATCTAGCAAAAAGGAATATGTATAGATGGAGACTTAAGGCTAAGGAGTACATTAAATTAAATCCTGAACCCAGAGAACCAATTTCCCTAAACACTTTTGTCACACGCTGGCAACTCAGAAGGCCATATCCTGAAACAGACGATAGCGGTAAAAAAACCGAATGGCCAAAGACTGCAAGCCTAATGGAACTCGCATACAAGCTTACAACCTGGATTGAAGAGCTGCAGGATGATGTGGAAGGAGTGGTGTATCTGGAAGCCATAACAAAATCAATTACTCAAACTGGATTTTTCAATGAATACCATTCGGACATATCCTTTGAAAACGAACAAACCGAAAGGGATTCTGTCCTTGAGGCAATATGGAACATATTCATACCATTATCCACTGGAGGAGTTAAAATAGATGAGTCCCTTCTGGAAACATTGCCTGAAAACAGAGTCAATGTCCTATCCATACATCAATCCAAAGGGCTTGAATTCCCATTGGTTATCGTTGATGTCGGTTCCAAATTTAAGACAAACGATATTAAAACTCAAAGATTGAGATTTCCAAAAAAACTAAAGGAAAAAGTCACAATTGAGGACAGCATTAGAAAACATTCAATACTGGGTGAAAGTGAAAGAAGCGAAAAAGACAGGTCTTTTGATGATTTGACCAGACTCTATTTCGTTGCATTTTCAAGGGCTGAAAGTGTCCTGCTGTTAGTCGGACTGAATCCTGCCATTGAAGGCTACAACAAGAAAAATGAACATTTCAATATTCCGAATGTGGCTCTTGGATGGAGCAGAGATGAAAATTACATTGGATTTGAGGAGATTTACTTAATTTAG
- a CDS encoding PD-(D/E)XK nuclease family protein, which yields MKLPSRSKSYMIPEYSLTGDLLSYITCGLQYRYQNKGTLPPSKPVQRWFGEFIHGVMEEAYLDWKHQQKEFPWDWKKDIRPIEDEIDLRLQVRGLYPHDEDLFFSINRPGNDLELDDLNEHDHKKLASARAEKAINIWGKHLFPLIDASELLIKGVRPMPNYDKNISRSNYYGINGVVDVLTSTKINKIHDQSTLYNYDNKIVNFIKENLHETDIEDYEIIIDYKGMKRPPIKVTTPNSEDKWEHHKQQILTYSWLRSKQEDAKNISAGIILYLNELVPSKEDLVLIKDEINNDLTDVPCENEFYDDVELIMQWEEDEKAPNLSDEFKIARSIRFIKIDDEERRKALDKFDEVVSNIENSLIKEMKGCKIQEAWKAEADNRTCSACDFKTFCKNNTDITKNFKIP from the coding sequence ATGAAATTACCTTCAAGATCAAAATCATACATGATTCCAGAGTACAGCTTAACTGGAGACTTGTTATCTTACATTACATGCGGCCTTCAATACAGGTATCAAAATAAAGGAACCCTTCCTCCTTCAAAACCAGTGCAAAGGTGGTTTGGTGAATTTATCCATGGAGTGATGGAAGAAGCCTACCTCGATTGGAAACATCAACAAAAGGAATTCCCTTGGGACTGGAAAAAGGATATACGGCCAATTGAAGATGAAATAGATTTGAGATTGCAAGTCAGAGGCCTTTATCCCCATGATGAAGATTTGTTTTTCAGCATTAACAGGCCTGGAAACGACCTGGAACTTGATGATTTGAATGAACATGACCATAAAAAACTAGCTAGCGCAAGAGCCGAAAAGGCAATAAACATTTGGGGAAAACACCTATTCCCACTAATAGATGCATCCGAACTATTGATAAAAGGGGTTCGGCCAATGCCCAACTATGATAAAAATATAAGCAGGTCTAATTATTATGGGATTAATGGCGTTGTCGATGTTTTAACATCCACAAAAATCAATAAAATACATGACCAGAGCACACTATACAACTACGACAACAAAATCGTCAATTTCATAAAAGAGAATCTTCATGAAACCGATATTGAAGATTATGAAATAATCATTGACTACAAAGGAATGAAAAGACCTCCAATAAAAGTTACAACCCCAAATAGCGAAGACAAATGGGAACATCACAAACAGCAAATATTGACCTACTCATGGCTCAGGTCCAAACAAGAAGATGCAAAAAACATTTCAGCAGGAATCATTCTTTATCTAAATGAGCTGGTGCCATCGAAAGAAGACTTGGTGCTGATTAAGGATGAAATCAACAATGACTTAACTGACGTTCCATGCGAAAATGAGTTTTATGATGATGTGGAGTTAATTATGCAATGGGAGGAAGATGAAAAAGCTCCAAACTTAAGTGATGAATTCAAAATAGCCCGGTCAATCAGATTCATCAAAATAGATGATGAGGAACGCCGAAAAGCACTTGACAAATTTGATGAAGTTGTGTCCAATATCGAAAATTCACTGATTAAAGAGATGAAAGGGTGCAAAATACAAGAGGCATGGAAAGCGGAGGCTGACAATAGAACTTGTTCAGCTTGCGATTTCAAGACATTTTGTAAAAATAACACTGACATAACAAAAAACTTTAAAATTCCATAA
- a CDS encoding DUF169 domain-containing protein, with product MADSSLEKNKKYCEVIEGKIKLDAKPVAMKLIKTEEDLPEGYDLIDEKVRHCEMVRKASLGNKFYSTIDEQMCLGGAGAIGLRDMPEKLANGEKYFSLGRFKDLETAKNLTGKLSIIEDKSWGIIYAPLDEADFDADVIQVITKPVGGMLLAQSIVYKTGEKIEPSFAGIQSLCGDAFANPYLEKGVNFTLGCDGSRKAADIKDFEMTVGISSEMIEEVISGLESI from the coding sequence ATGGCGGATTCTAGTTTAGAAAAAAACAAAAAATATTGTGAAGTTATTGAAGGTAAAATCAAACTTGATGCCAAACCGGTTGCAATGAAACTGATCAAGACTGAAGAAGACCTTCCTGAAGGTTACGATTTAATTGATGAAAAAGTAAGACATTGCGAAATGGTTAGAAAAGCATCACTTGGCAACAAATTTTACTCTACAATCGATGAACAAATGTGTTTAGGTGGAGCTGGAGCTATCGGATTGAGAGACATGCCTGAAAAATTGGCTAACGGTGAAAAATACTTCTCTCTCGGAAGATTCAAAGACTTGGAAACAGCCAAAAATCTTACCGGCAAACTTTCCATTATTGAAGATAAATCCTGGGGAATAATCTATGCTCCATTGGACGAAGCTGACTTTGATGCTGATGTCATACAGGTTATTACAAAACCAGTCGGGGGAATGCTGCTTGCTCAAAGTATCGTTTATAAAACTGGTGAAAAAATTGAACCTTCATTTGCAGGCATCCAATCATTGTGTGGAGATGCATTTGCAAACCCATATCTTGAGAAAGGGGTTAATTTCACATTAGGTTGTGACGGTTCAAGAAAAGCAGCAGACATTAAAGATTTTGAAATGACAGTAGGAATTAGTTCTGAAATGATTGAAGAAGTAATTTCCGGTCTTGAATCAATCTAA
- a CDS encoding NTP transferase domain-containing protein encodes MSISTIITAAGKNSRMRNDQLARNIELKNKLILPFKDSTVIETTIDNALNANIDECIVVLGHYSSEIKEAIFDNYKDSVKFIQNNPVDVGLSTSLFNGLSNISSDFALCITADQPTVSTETFDNLIDVCLNSEDPFHTISILRRRKTGLLDTAEGLGMPFVAPRLNLMGYLENEDDNLNPILRKIFADGYTFYGIKEKNKKELLNINHYEDYLNLLD; translated from the coding sequence ATGTCAATCTCAACCATTATTACAGCGGCCGGAAAAAATTCCAGAATGAGGAATGATCAGCTAGCAAGAAACATTGAGTTGAAAAATAAACTTATTCTGCCCTTTAAAGATTCGACCGTTATAGAGACAACTATTGACAATGCTTTAAATGCAAACATTGATGAATGTATTGTAGTACTTGGCCATTATTCTAGTGAAATAAAAGAAGCTATCTTTGATAATTATAAAGATAGTGTAAAATTCATTCAAAACAATCCTGTTGATGTAGGTTTATCAACATCTCTTTTCAATGGCTTGTCAAATATTAGTTCTGATTTTGCATTGTGCATTACCGCTGACCAACCTACAGTTTCAACAGAGACTTTTGACAATCTAATTGATGTTTGTTTGAATAGTGAAGATCCTTTCCACACGATTTCAATTTTAAGAAGGAGAAAAACAGGACTATTAGACACTGCTGAAGGTTTGGGAATGCCTTTTGTAGCGCCAAGATTAAATCTGATGGGCTATTTGGAAAATGAGGATGATAATCTGAACCCGATTTTGAGAAAAATCTTTGCCGATGGCTATACGTTTTATGGAATAAAGGAAAAAAATAAAAAAGAATTATTAAATATTAATCATTATGAAGATTATTTAAATCTTTTAGATTGA
- a CDS encoding Mur ligase family protein: MKAAVIGLGVEGKKAVNSLLKHGWEVYATDLNINVDLEGLDLPLLSMNMMDSEQTVSIVGENITLDLGFTNPYAIEQCDAIAISPSMYGGTFATRLLENGNLLSDVLEKHKDIFTIGITGTNGKTTTVHMIKSILENSGKKVLVGGNGGGGFSGYYDLILEASEGEYDILLVEVCDMTLDFCKHVFDFDMIGLTNIGNDHMNVHKTIANYKNSLVRFFDNKLIFTAFNQDFNTDFKESAYKTILYFEYQDELQLFGKFNLLNAGLAYAITRELKVPKEIIKSSLAEFRAVEGRLDVYKINDASVYVGKTDNSDALASILSEKDFYAIFIGTPRHNEEHRLDILDVAVKYNPEVIVLFPGLDDTLDIAIYRLNSLGYMGNIITVNTLDEIIELVAEYSHEDAILIGGNGQDTIIDIQERIKMISEKLSN; encoded by the coding sequence ATGAAAGCGGCGGTTATTGGTTTAGGTGTAGAGGGTAAAAAAGCAGTAAATTCCCTTTTAAAACATGGTTGGGAAGTTTATGCTACTGATTTGAATATTAATGTTGATTTAGAAGGTTTGGATTTGCCATTGCTTTCCATGAATATGATGGATAGTGAACAAACTGTTTCCATTGTTGGTGAAAACATAACTTTGGATTTGGGTTTTACAAACCCTTATGCCATTGAACAGTGTGATGCAATAGCTATCAGTCCCAGCATGTATGGAGGGACATTCGCAACAAGATTATTGGAAAATGGAAATCTTTTAAGTGATGTTCTAGAAAAGCATAAGGACATTTTCACAATTGGCATTACAGGAACAAACGGCAAGACAACAACAGTTCACATGATTAAAAGCATTTTGGAAAATTCCGGCAAAAAAGTTTTAGTTGGCGGAAATGGCGGCGGAGGATTTTCAGGATATTACGATTTGATATTGGAAGCAAGTGAAGGCGAATATGATATACTGCTTGTTGAAGTTTGTGACATGACCCTGGATTTCTGCAAACATGTATTTGATTTTGACATGATTGGCCTAACCAATATTGGAAATGACCATATGAATGTTCACAAGACCATAGCTAATTATAAAAATTCTCTAGTTAGATTTTTTGACAATAAACTGATATTCACTGCCTTCAATCAAGATTTTAACACAGATTTTAAGGAATCCGCTTATAAGACAATACTCTATTTTGAATATCAGGATGAATTGCAACTTTTTGGCAAATTCAATCTGCTTAATGCAGGACTGGCTTATGCGATTACTCGAGAACTAAAAGTGCCTAAAGAAATTATAAAATCCAGCCTTGCCGAATTCAGGGCAGTTGAAGGTAGATTAGATGTTTATAAAATAAATGATGCTTCAGTTTATGTTGGAAAGACTGACAATTCTGATGCTTTAGCTTCAATATTGTCTGAAAAAGACTTTTATGCCATATTCATTGGCACTCCTCGCCACAATGAAGAGCACAGGTTAGATATATTGGATGTTGCGGTAAAATATAATCCTGAAGTCATCGTATTGTTCCCTGGATTGGATGACACTTTAGATATTGCAATTTACAGGCTCAATTCATTGGGTTATATGGGCAATATAATCACTGTAAATACTCTTGATGAGATAATAGAGTTGGTTGCAGAGTATTCACATGAGGATGCCATACTGATTGGAGGTAATGGTCAGGACACCATTATTGATATTCAGGAAAGGATAAAGATGATTTCTGAGAAGTTATCCAATTGA
- a CDS encoding nuclease encodes MFEDEKDDKIYNLIISNGIDQNNEYGQFTQKLYSKVDFLWKESISGSYSLAGEQFYSKVDRIILLAGLYNDNKELFEDLLNASEKYDIPIVLVRPLGVEEVPEILEEKAATIVGWNANCIIDSVKNADELM; translated from the coding sequence ATGTTTGAAGATGAAAAAGATGATAAAATTTATAATTTGATAATTTCCAACGGCATTGACCAAAATAATGAATACGGCCAATTTACTCAAAAACTATACTCCAAAGTAGATTTCCTATGGAAAGAATCTATTTCCGGTTCATATTCCTTAGCTGGAGAACAGTTCTACTCAAAAGTTGATCGGATAATATTGCTTGCAGGACTCTACAATGACAATAAGGAATTGTTTGAAGATCTTCTAAACGCTAGTGAAAAATATGACATCCCAATTGTTTTGGTAAGGCCTTTAGGTGTTGAAGAAGTTCCGGAAATTCTAGAAGAAAAAGCTGCAACCATCGTCGGATGGAATGCTAATTGCATAATCGATTCAGTTAAAAATGCTGATGAACTAATGTAA
- a CDS encoding AAA family ATPase produces MIFTRLRLNNFKSHQNTTINFNKGISVIVGENGAGKSTILEAISFALFKQHTAKRIDDLVRNNADTMSIELQFVSNGKEYKIVREKKSNLKSSLFAKTSSDSGFIHICTGDKEVNDEIRQILDIDSDLFLNAIYIRQGEIAELVDKTPAEKKNLIAKLLGIDSLGKSWKNLLPFINNYETKRAELEGKLYNSKELKEEHERKKDELTALKDRGHELESNIEEVSNALNEISESKRDMEREKEIYDNQVHNLETEEANLAKLEENKRSVQENLDKIRDAEEQISRLEKYVSKLDIYLDFEKSVISIQKLKEDEDEIYDKLDSISQQKNIVAENEEDHDKFLASDEKITRLNNQKVKYEKDLATMAKLEKDKKDLLKGIESERNDIEDFFSSAKDELDDCGLSKDDLDKVDDFNNLEETTNNLSDETSKKIKELSQEIISKNEDIVVFKQNIKSSQKPLEELEDVDNKCPVCQSDIDSTKKQELIKQYESNIDENEKLISQFSEDVRILTKDKEDYEEKLEKIEDLSKSIIEYKQKFNHLENELVKLNKVDENLESKELISDKLGEIILSISKEKTARESYKTSYDDFNKAKGALEVLGDETEIQYKLKQVKNEIDVHVRNIKLAFEQDSHLSGDISSIELQNRISDLKQKNEEFNQLKGFIKNKNSLMTQHDTIKEEIGVSLNQMDITKNKIEASSYDKEKYEQILFRYEMYEKKQNSFNNELSELKGRARESITNLKELGEKIKIADKFQKEHSNVEEYINILKTIRDLFDKNGIQKELRAISKPLIQKYTKEFFNEFNFNYSDLTLDDEYNVTVYGPEGESSLSMVSGGEKIAIALALRLGITKAMSKGDLDTILLDEPTIHLDSSRRHELINLLKDMSVLPQMIIVTHESQLENAADNLIKVEKENGISNVIV; encoded by the coding sequence ATGATTTTCACAAGATTAAGGTTAAATAATTTTAAATCCCATCAAAACACTACAATTAATTTCAATAAAGGAATTAGCGTCATTGTTGGTGAAAATGGAGCAGGAAAATCAACAATATTGGAAGCCATAAGTTTTGCTTTATTCAAACAGCACACCGCTAAAAGAATTGATGATTTGGTTAGAAATAATGCAGACACAATGTCTATTGAATTGCAATTTGTTTCAAACGGCAAAGAATATAAAATTGTTCGCGAAAAAAAATCCAATCTAAAATCTTCACTTTTCGCTAAAACTTCATCTGATAGCGGTTTTATCCATATATGCACAGGAGATAAGGAAGTTAATGATGAAATTCGCCAGATCTTAGACATAGATTCTGATTTGTTTTTAAATGCTATCTATATCAGGCAAGGTGAGATTGCTGAGTTGGTTGATAAAACACCTGCTGAGAAAAAAAATTTGATTGCTAAGCTTTTGGGCATTGATTCTCTTGGAAAATCATGGAAAAACTTACTTCCATTTATAAATAATTATGAAACAAAACGCGCTGAACTTGAAGGCAAGTTATACAACTCAAAAGAACTAAAAGAAGAGCATGAACGCAAGAAAGATGAATTAACAGCTCTCAAAGACAGAGGTCATGAACTTGAAAGCAATATTGAAGAGGTTTCAAATGCTCTAAATGAAATTTCTGAAAGTAAGAGGGATATGGAAAGAGAAAAGGAAATTTACGATAATCAAGTTCATAATTTGGAAACTGAAGAGGCGAATTTAGCTAAATTGGAAGAAAATAAACGATCAGTTCAAGAAAATTTAGATAAGATTCGTGATGCAGAAGAACAGATTAGTAGATTGGAAAAATATGTCTCAAAATTGGATATCTATCTTGATTTTGAAAAGTCAGTAATCAGTATTCAGAAACTAAAAGAGGATGAGGATGAGATTTATGACAAGTTAGATTCAATTAGCCAGCAAAAGAATATTGTCGCTGAGAATGAGGAAGACCATGATAAGTTCCTGGCTTCTGATGAAAAGATTACAAGATTAAACAATCAGAAAGTTAAATACGAAAAAGATTTGGCTACAATGGCCAAATTGGAAAAAGATAAAAAAGATTTGCTAAAGGGAATTGAATCTGAAAGAAATGACATAGAAGACTTCTTTTCAAGCGCTAAAGATGAATTAGATGATTGTGGTTTATCTAAAGATGATTTGGATAAGGTAGATGATTTCAATAACTTAGAAGAAACTACAAACAATCTATCTGATGAAACTTCTAAAAAAATTAAAGAATTGTCACAGGAAATCATTTCTAAAAATGAGGACATTGTTGTATTTAAACAAAACATCAAATCCTCTCAAAAGCCTTTAGAAGAACTTGAAGACGTTGACAATAAATGTCCTGTCTGCCAGTCTGATATCGATTCAACTAAAAAACAGGAATTGATTAAGCAGTATGAATCAAACATCGATGAAAATGAAAAATTAATTTCACAATTCAGCGAAGATGTACGCATACTCACTAAAGATAAAGAAGATTATGAAGAAAAACTTGAAAAGATTGAAGATTTGTCTAAAAGCATCATAGAATACAAACAGAAGTTTAACCATTTGGAAAACGAATTGGTTAAATTGAATAAAGTCGATGAAAACCTCGAATCTAAAGAGTTAATTAGCGATAAATTAGGCGAAATCATATTAAGCATTTCTAAGGAAAAAACTGCTCGTGAATCCTATAAAACATCCTATGATGATTTCAATAAGGCTAAAGGTGCTTTGGAAGTTTTAGGTGATGAAACCGAGATTCAATATAAATTGAAACAAGTCAAAAATGAAATCGATGTCCATGTCAGAAACATTAAATTGGCTTTTGAGCAAGATTCTCATTTGAGTGGAGATATTAGTTCAATTGAACTGCAAAATCGCATATCTGATTTAAAACAGAAGAATGAAGAATTTAATCAGTTAAAAGGTTTCATTAAAAATAAAAATTCTTTGATGACTCAACATGATACTATTAAAGAGGAGATAGGTGTCAGTCTAAATCAGATGGACATTACTAAAAATAAGATTGAGGCATCTTCATATGATAAGGAAAAATATGAGCAAATTCTGTTCCGCTATGAGATGTATGAGAAAAAACAAAATTCATTTAATAATGAACTTTCCGAATTGAAAGGAAGAGCTCGTGAATCAATTACAAATCTTAAAGAATTGGGCGAAAAGATAAAAATAGCCGACAAATTCCAAAAGGAGCACAGTAATGTTGAAGAATATATTAATATTTTAAAGACTATTAGAGATTTATTCGATAAAAATGGTATCCAAAAAGAGTTGAGAGCCATTTCAAAACCTTTAATTCAAAAGTATACTAAGGAATTCTTCAATGAGTTCAATTTCAATTATTCTGATTTGACTTTAGATGATGAGTATAACGTTACTGTATACGGCCCGGAAGGTGAATCCTCTTTGAGTATGGTTAGTGGTGGTGAAAAAATAGCTATTGCATTGGCTTTAAGACTTGGTATCACTAAAGCCATGTCCAAAGGAGATTTGGATACAATATTGTTAGATGAGCCTACAATTCATTTGGATAGTTCCAGAAGGCATGAACTTATTAATCTATTAAAGGACATGTCTGTATTGCCGCAGATGATTATTGTAACTCATGAAAGTCAGCTTGAAAATGCGGCTGACAATCTAATCAAAGTTGAAAAAGAAAATGGTATTTCTAATGTTATTGTATAA